One Pullulanibacillus sp. KACC 23026 DNA segment encodes these proteins:
- a CDS encoding ROK family protein gives MYYGAIEAGGTKFVCAISNQQFEIIERISIPTTTPTETLHLVFKFFDQFPLKSMGIGTFGPIDVNKNSGTYGFITTTPKAGWGYFDFLGAVKGRYNIPIAWTTDVNAAAYGEYKKGSAIDNKSCLYLTIGTGIGGGAIINGEILEGHGHAEMGHILVRQHPDDSYKGVCPYHNNCLEGLASGPAIEGRYGKKGYELEKNHKVWEMEAYYLAQILVDLTLTIRPEKIILGGGVMKQCQLYPLIRNEFANLMNNYVPTPDLNHYIVSPGLGDNAGIIGSLLLGAETE, from the coding sequence ATGTACTACGGTGCAATAGAAGCAGGCGGTACGAAATTTGTATGTGCAATAAGTAATCAGCAGTTTGAAATAATTGAGAGAATAAGTATTCCAACGACAACTCCTACTGAAACACTCCACCTTGTCTTTAAATTTTTTGACCAGTTTCCACTGAAATCAATGGGAATTGGAACATTTGGTCCTATTGATGTTAATAAAAATTCAGGTACATATGGCTTTATCACCACAACCCCAAAAGCAGGGTGGGGTTACTTTGATTTTCTAGGTGCGGTAAAAGGGCGTTACAATATACCGATTGCTTGGACGACTGATGTAAATGCCGCAGCCTATGGGGAATACAAAAAAGGCAGTGCAATTGATAATAAGAGTTGTCTTTATTTGACGATTGGAACTGGAATTGGTGGCGGCGCAATCATAAATGGGGAAATTTTAGAGGGGCATGGGCATGCGGAAATGGGGCACATTTTAGTAAGACAACATCCAGATGATAGCTATAAAGGAGTTTGTCCTTACCATAATAATTGTTTGGAAGGTCTAGCGTCAGGGCCTGCTATTGAAGGAAGGTATGGCAAAAAGGGGTATGAACTTGAAAAGAATCATAAAGTGTGGGAAATGGAGGCCTATTATTTAGCGCAAATTTTAGTGGATCTAACCTTAACAATACGACCTGAAAAAATAATCCTCGGTGGCGGTGTAATGAAACAATGCCAGCTTTATCCACTCATTCGAAATGAATTCGCGAATTTAATGAACAATTATGTCCCAACACCCGATTTAAATCATTATATTGTGAGTCCAGGTTTAGGTGATAATGCAGGAATAATAGGCTCTCTTTTATTGGGTGCCGAAACTGAATAA
- the manA gene encoding mannose-6-phosphate isomerase, class I, whose product MSEPLFLKTVFKERIWGGNKLFTEFGYNIPTDTTGECWGISAHTNGPSEIVNGPLKGKYLDEVWKTNPELFGHFPSKEFPLLTKILDARTELSVQVHPDDRYAQKVEKVPYGKSECWYVIKAEPGAEIVYGHHAQSPEEFREMSNAGGWDKLLRKLKVKSGDFFYVPSGTIHAIGGGILILETQQSSDITYRVYDYDRKDLNGLSRDLHIESSISVTTFPHLDPVLVQKRKELQGAVLTELVSEKNFTVYDVLLDGKFSKSQEFPFLLVSILDGEGQLTTNEGNFLIKKGDHFILPATIGTYTFDGRLHAIASRP is encoded by the coding sequence ATGTCGGAACCGTTATTTTTAAAAACGGTCTTTAAAGAACGGATATGGGGTGGGAATAAACTATTTACTGAATTTGGTTATAATATTCCAACAGATACAACAGGAGAGTGCTGGGGTATTTCAGCACACACTAATGGACCGTCTGAAATTGTTAATGGGCCTTTAAAAGGTAAATATCTTGACGAAGTCTGGAAAACAAACCCAGAGCTATTTGGACACTTTCCATCTAAGGAATTCCCTCTTTTAACAAAAATTTTGGATGCTCGTACTGAACTATCGGTACAGGTTCACCCGGATGATCGTTATGCACAAAAAGTTGAGAAGGTTCCATATGGAAAATCGGAATGTTGGTATGTAATTAAAGCTGAACCAGGAGCAGAAATTGTCTATGGCCATCATGCCCAGTCACCTGAAGAATTTAGGGAAATGTCTAATGCGGGGGGGTGGGATAAACTTCTTCGAAAACTCAAGGTTAAGTCAGGCGATTTTTTCTATGTTCCAAGTGGTACAATTCATGCTATTGGTGGAGGGATTCTGATCCTAGAAACCCAGCAAAGCTCTGATATAACTTATCGTGTATATGATTATGATCGAAAAGATTTAAATGGGCTCTCGCGTGATCTGCACATTGAATCATCAATTTCGGTGACCACTTTTCCGCACCTTGATCCCGTCCTTGTTCAAAAAAGAAAAGAACTACAGGGAGCGGTTCTCACTGAACTGGTCTCTGAGAAAAACTTTACCGTTTATGATGTCTTACTGGATGGAAAGTTTTCTAAATCTCAAGAGTTCCCTTTTCTTCTAGTCAGTATCCTAGATGGAGAAGGGCAACTAACTACTAATGAAGGGAATTTTTTAATTAAAAAAGGAGATCACTTTATCCTGCCCGCGACAATTGGGACTTACACTTTTGATGGTAGATTACATGCCATCGCTTCACGCCCTTAA
- a CDS encoding Wzz/FepE/Etk N-terminal domain-containing protein — MEETISLQEIYQTIKKRIVLIVIITLLATVASGIFTKFFVTPKYDASTQVLVNQASSNQNSQIDYTQVQTNVQLINTYSVIIKSPTILNEVIRQLHLNLTADDLGDMITVNSAENSQVFTVTVESDGEAKSVRIANAVASAFKKKIQSLMKVDNVSILSKASIAEHASPVKPNLKMNVAIGFVVGLMISIGLAFLLEFLDKTIKTEEDIERYLELPVLGAITEMGDVKRHRHQATSASKAVRGGQIGI, encoded by the coding sequence ATGGAAGAGACGATTAGTTTACAGGAGATCTATCAGACTATTAAGAAACGGATAGTTCTTATCGTTATCATCACACTTCTAGCTACCGTTGCTAGCGGAATCTTCACCAAATTTTTTGTGACACCGAAATATGATGCATCCACTCAAGTGCTTGTCAATCAAGCATCTTCCAACCAAAATTCCCAAATTGACTATACCCAGGTTCAAACCAATGTTCAGCTAATCAACACGTACAGTGTGATCATTAAAAGTCCTACTATTTTAAACGAAGTGATTAGACAATTACATCTTAATCTAACTGCAGACGACCTTGGTGATATGATCACGGTTAACAGTGCAGAGAATTCACAGGTCTTTACCGTAACCGTTGAAAGCGATGGTGAGGCGAAGTCGGTTCGAATCGCCAATGCGGTAGCCTCTGCTTTTAAGAAAAAAATTCAGTCACTTATGAAAGTAGATAATGTTAGTATTTTATCGAAAGCATCTATTGCTGAGCATGCTTCTCCAGTGAAACCAAACTTAAAGATGAATGTAGCAATTGGTTTTGTTGTCGGATTAATGATTTCGATAGGGCTCGCCTTTCTGCTTGAATTTTTGGACAAGACGATTAAGACCGAAGAAGACATTGAACGTTATCTCGAATTACCTGTCTTGGGGGCCATTACTGAGATGGGTGATGTCAAAAGGCATCGTCATCAGGCAACAAGTGCATCAAAGGCTGTAAGGGGTGGACAAATTGGCATTTAA
- a CDS encoding NlpC/P60 family protein, with amino-acid sequence MFFTTNGAGTVSHVGIYIGNNEFISATSSHGVMINSLSNSYWGPRYLGAKRYL; translated from the coding sequence GTGTTCTTTACGACCAATGGTGCGGGCACCGTTTCTCACGTCGGGATCTACATTGGCAATAATGAATTCATCAGTGCCACCTCTAGCCACGGCGTTATGATTAACAGTCTTTCCAACTCCTATTGGGGACCGCGTTATTTAGGAGCAAAACGTTACCTATAA
- the galU gene encoding UTP--glucose-1-phosphate uridylyltransferase GalU, translating into MKVKKAIIPAAGLGTRFLPATKAMPKEMLPIVDKPTIQYIIEEAVQAGIEDIIIVTGKGKRAIEDHFDHAFELEDNLFKKGKLELLEKVKEPAKVELHYIRQKEPKGLGHAVWSARKFIGNEPFAVLLGDDIVQADQPCIGQLMSQYEQTGASVIGVQEVPYEETSRYGIIAPGKQDGRLFEVNQFVEKPKDSLPSNLAIMGRYVLTPEIFEFLDKQEIGAGGEIQLTDAIQMLNEKQGVFAYNFEGKRYDVGEKLGFILTSIDFALQHQELKSDVLSHLEAILRHEGILA; encoded by the coding sequence ATGAAAGTGAAGAAGGCGATTATTCCGGCTGCGGGGTTAGGAACGCGATTTTTACCAGCGACAAAGGCGATGCCTAAGGAGATGCTTCCAATCGTTGATAAACCAACGATCCAATATATTATTGAGGAAGCGGTTCAAGCAGGGATTGAGGACATTATTATTGTAACGGGTAAAGGAAAGCGCGCCATTGAAGACCATTTTGATCACGCCTTTGAGCTTGAGGATAATTTATTTAAAAAAGGAAAGCTAGAGTTACTTGAAAAAGTAAAGGAACCGGCAAAGGTTGAGCTTCACTATATCCGTCAAAAAGAACCAAAAGGTCTTGGACATGCCGTTTGGAGTGCTCGCAAGTTTATTGGAAATGAGCCGTTTGCTGTTCTTCTTGGTGATGATATTGTTCAAGCGGACCAACCGTGTATTGGACAACTCATGTCCCAATATGAACAAACGGGAGCATCCGTTATTGGGGTACAAGAGGTTCCATATGAAGAAACATCGCGATACGGAATCATTGCCCCAGGTAAACAGGATGGGCGATTATTCGAAGTCAATCAATTTGTAGAAAAGCCAAAAGATAGTCTCCCTTCCAATCTAGCTATTATGGGGCGTTATGTCTTAACACCTGAGATCTTTGAGTTCCTTGATAAGCAAGAAATTGGGGCTGGCGGCGAAATTCAACTGACTGACGCGATCCAAATGTTAAACGAAAAACAAGGTGTGTTTGCCTATAATTTTGAAGGGAAACGCTATGATGTTGGGGAGAAGTTAGGGTTTATTCTAACGTCTATTGATTTTGCCCTTCAAC
- a CDS encoding CpsD/CapB family tyrosine-protein kinase, whose translation MAFKSKRRRTEGARKERSLISHYSPKSPTTEQYRTIRTNIEFSQVDKTVRTLVVTSASPGEGKSTTTNNLAVVMAQQGKQVLLIDADLRKPTTHYTFRLANQQGLSTVLTRQSTLEDTIRKTEIDNLFVMSSGPVPPNPAELLTSTAMKKMIEQAKEVFDVIIFDSPPVLAVTDAQILSSYSDGTVLVVASGSTETESAKLARDLLLKSQAKLLGVVLNRKSKKDKNGYYYYYGNS comes from the coding sequence TTGGCATTTAAATCAAAGAGGCGTCGTACTGAAGGGGCAAGAAAAGAAAGAAGTTTGATCTCTCATTACAGTCCTAAGTCTCCTACTACCGAGCAATATCGGACCATCCGGACGAATATCGAGTTTTCTCAGGTGGATAAAACGGTGAGGACGCTTGTGGTCACGAGTGCCAGTCCTGGTGAAGGGAAATCAACAACAACCAATAACTTAGCGGTCGTGATGGCTCAGCAAGGGAAACAAGTTCTATTAATTGATGCCGATCTTCGTAAACCGACTACTCACTATACTTTCCGACTTGCGAATCAACAAGGATTGTCCACGGTTCTTACGAGACAAAGCACGTTAGAAGATACGATTCGGAAGACAGAAATTGACAATTTATTTGTGATGTCAAGCGGGCCGGTTCCACCTAATCCAGCCGAGCTATTAACATCTACGGCCATGAAAAAAATGATCGAACAAGCTAAAGAAGTCTTTGATGTGATTATATTTGACAGTCCTCCTGTCTTAGCTGTAACAGATGCCCAAATTTTATCTAGTTACAGTGATGGCACGGTTTTAGTGGTTGCCAGCGGCTCGACTGAAACAGAGAGTGCAAAACTAGCGAGAGATCTGCTGCTTAAATCACAGGCAAAGCTTTTGGGCGTTGTTTTAAATCGAAAATCAAAGAAGGATAAGAATGGTTATTATTACTATTACGGAAATAGTTGA